In one window of Candidatus Avedoeria danica DNA:
- a CDS encoding HEAT repeat domain-containing protein — translation METSLDPSTDDADAERDPLRAVVPFDVALDGLLTADDPGAEREWLRALSNATAADVASMQPRWNAAPPARRRAITAALKVLADDDFFVSFKGVFVALLQDPDPVVRATAIAGLWEATEPWLLDRYADLLATDEDPIVRGAAAEAIGPYIERSELGQLDRTRAADALSVLVAAARDDGGPTDVRAKAVASVGWSESDAAVAAIAAAIGANVPVLTSAALLAIGRSADARWRDEVLSFLEDALPAVQASAAFAAGQLGLKDAILPLARVAQDAPIAVRRAAIEALGEIGGYNATLALELLAETESDDDLLEAIDSATESASLDEVLVDLDLEGGDGGAKSGARTVGAAGGDDDILSWLEANADPADLDGWLDDIEDDEDEVDDDEDDVISLGRVLRRAEATAARARTPGEFESDDLEEAEIADVTEWDDEAEVDRDAWVWDEGDGAT, via the coding sequence GTGGAGACATCGCTCGATCCCTCGACGGACGACGCGGACGCCGAGCGCGACCCGCTGCGCGCCGTCGTTCCGTTCGACGTTGCGCTGGACGGCCTGCTGACGGCCGACGATCCGGGCGCCGAACGCGAGTGGCTGCGCGCGCTCTCCAATGCGACCGCGGCCGACGTCGCGTCCATGCAGCCGCGCTGGAACGCCGCACCCCCCGCCCGGCGGCGGGCAATCACCGCCGCGCTCAAGGTGCTCGCGGACGACGACTTCTTTGTGAGCTTCAAGGGCGTGTTCGTCGCGCTGCTCCAAGACCCTGACCCGGTCGTGCGCGCAACGGCGATCGCCGGACTGTGGGAGGCCACCGAGCCGTGGTTGCTCGACCGGTACGCCGATCTGCTGGCCACGGACGAGGATCCCATTGTCCGCGGCGCGGCCGCCGAGGCGATCGGTCCGTACATCGAACGCTCGGAGCTCGGCCAGCTCGATCGAACGCGCGCCGCCGACGCGCTCTCGGTGCTGGTGGCGGCCGCCCGCGACGACGGCGGCCCGACGGACGTGCGTGCCAAGGCCGTCGCCTCGGTCGGTTGGTCCGAGAGCGACGCCGCGGTGGCGGCCATCGCTGCCGCGATCGGGGCGAACGTGCCGGTGTTGACATCGGCCGCACTGCTGGCGATCGGCCGGTCGGCCGACGCTCGCTGGCGGGACGAGGTTCTCTCGTTCCTCGAGGACGCGCTGCCGGCCGTCCAGGCGAGCGCAGCGTTCGCTGCCGGCCAGCTCGGGCTGAAGGATGCGATCCTGCCGCTGGCCCGCGTGGCACAGGACGCGCCGATCGCCGTGCGCCGGGCCGCGATCGAGGCGCTGGGCGAGATCGGCGGGTACAACGCCACGCTGGCGCTCGAGCTGCTGGCCGAGACGGAGTCCGATGACGACCTGCTGGAGGCGATCGACTCCGCGACGGAGTCGGCATCACTCGACGAGGTCTTGGTCGATCTCGACTTGGAGGGCGGCGACGGCGGAGCGAAGTCCGGCGCTCGCACGGTCGGCGCGGCGGGCGGCGACGACGACATCCTGTCGTGGCTCGAGGCGAACGCCGACCCCGCCGACCTCGACGGCTGGTTGGACGACATCGAGGACGACGAAGACGAGGTGGACGACGACGAGGACGACGTGATCTCCCTCGGCCGCGTCCTGCGGCGGGCCGAGGCCACGGCCGCGCGGGCCCGCACGCCCGGCGAGTTCGAGTCGGACGACCTCGAAGAGGCGGAGATTGCGGACGTCACCGAGTGGGACGACGAGGCCGAGGTCGACCGCGACGCCTGGGTATGGGACGAAGGGGACGGCGCGACCTGA
- a CDS encoding site-2 protease family protein: protein MQLPGWLITVFYFFAALYPLVLVHELGHFTVAKLNKIRVDEFGLGFPPRIVKLFSAGGTDYTLNWLPLGGFVRLHGEDDPTVPGAFAAARPRSRAAVLLAGPFANFALTVVILAAVGAFWGVEQAVRAHDVVRIAGVEDGSPAAAAGLQPGDLVVAIDGRALAEYAASAVPMGELLEPGTELPVTAVDGMIQATADSAGRALRLSVVRGTGDAIEVDATEGTGLGGVWPSFAARPIETVGSPARGAALQANDLILAPLDVANGSREPRPGEALVALRAVGGAAPEVMDIMVTPAGDAATGRAKMGVAIGSVAYQAPLTWWKAPWYGVTGTVDMLKMMVTGLARMVSGTDEVQLAGPVGIARLSRQAGESGLMTLLRFAAILSANLGLINLFPIPGLDGGRLLFVAAEVVRGARVEPTREALVNALGIGFVLLLMLAITVMEVLNPVSFAQP from the coding sequence ATGCAACTTCCCGGTTGGCTGATCACGGTCTTCTATTTCTTCGCCGCGCTCTACCCGCTGGTGCTGGTCCACGAGCTCGGCCACTTCACGGTGGCCAAGCTCAACAAGATCCGCGTCGACGAGTTTGGGCTCGGATTTCCGCCGCGCATCGTGAAGTTGTTCAGTGCCGGCGGCACGGACTACACGCTCAACTGGCTGCCGTTGGGCGGCTTCGTCCGGTTGCACGGGGAGGACGACCCGACGGTTCCCGGCGCCTTCGCCGCGGCGCGACCGCGGTCCCGCGCTGCGGTGCTCCTCGCCGGACCGTTCGCCAACTTCGCCCTGACGGTGGTCATCCTGGCCGCCGTCGGCGCATTCTGGGGCGTCGAACAGGCGGTTCGGGCGCACGATGTCGTCCGGATCGCCGGCGTCGAGGATGGCTCGCCGGCCGCCGCTGCCGGCCTTCAGCCAGGCGACCTCGTCGTCGCGATCGACGGGCGGGCGCTGGCCGAGTACGCGGCGTCGGCTGTGCCGATGGGCGAGTTGCTCGAGCCCGGCACCGAGCTCCCGGTGACGGCAGTGGACGGGATGATCCAGGCGACGGCCGATTCGGCCGGTCGTGCGCTCCGCCTGTCCGTCGTGCGCGGAACGGGCGACGCGATCGAAGTGGACGCGACCGAAGGCACGGGCCTTGGCGGCGTATGGCCGTCGTTCGCCGCCCGCCCGATCGAAACCGTCGGCTCGCCCGCACGGGGCGCAGCGCTCCAGGCGAACGACCTCATCCTTGCTCCGCTCGACGTGGCCAACGGCTCCCGCGAGCCGCGGCCGGGTGAAGCGCTGGTCGCGCTGCGTGCCGTCGGCGGCGCGGCGCCCGAGGTGATGGACATCATGGTCACGCCGGCGGGCGATGCGGCGACCGGGCGCGCGAAGATGGGCGTGGCGATCGGGTCGGTGGCCTATCAGGCGCCCCTGACGTGGTGGAAGGCTCCGTGGTACGGGGTGACGGGCACGGTCGACATGCTGAAGATGATGGTCACGGGGCTGGCGCGGATGGTGAGCGGCACCGACGAGGTTCAGCTCGCCGGTCCCGTCGGCATCGCCCGGCTGTCGCGTCAGGCAGGCGAGAGCGGCCTGATGACGCTCCTGCGCTTCGCGGCGATCCTCTCGGCCAACCTCGGCCTGATCAACCTGTTCCCGATCCCCGGGCTCGACGGCGGTCGGCTGCTCTTCGTGGCGGCCGAGGTCGTGCGCGGCGCCCGGGTCGAGCCGACACGCGAGGCACTCGTCAACGCGCTCGGGATCGGGTTCGTGCTGCTCCTCATGCTGGCGATCACGGTGATGGAGGTCCTGAATCCCGTGTCGTTCGCGCAGCCCTGA
- the prfA gene encoding peptide chain release factor 1, which translates to MVPIDQLTNIEARYDELDAQFGDPAVTSDPDRLRAIGREQASLAPIVAAYRSFRALIEQIADNEAMLAAGDAEMAELAAEELPALNARRTALEVEILELLLPKDPHDDRNVIVEIRAGTGGDEAALFAADLFRIYQRYAESQRWKVDVISASEIGIGGLKEVVFEVQGDGAYARLKWESGVHRVQRVPETEAQGRIHTSTATVAVLPEMDEIEIEVPENDIRIDVFRSSGPGGQSVNTTDSAVRLTHLPSGIVISCQDEKSQLQNRKKALQVLRARLYQLEEEKRLSERGAERKSMVGGGERSEKIRTYNYPQSRVTDHRIGLTSHRLPEIMAGDITDFLDALAAADRAQRLEEARTLSAA; encoded by the coding sequence ATGGTCCCTATCGATCAGCTGACGAACATCGAAGCTCGCTACGACGAGCTCGACGCCCAGTTCGGGGATCCCGCCGTCACGTCGGACCCCGATCGGCTTCGGGCGATCGGCCGCGAACAGGCGTCGCTCGCGCCGATCGTTGCCGCCTACCGAAGTTTCCGCGCGCTGATCGAGCAGATCGCCGACAACGAGGCGATGCTCGCCGCCGGCGACGCCGAGATGGCCGAACTCGCCGCCGAGGAGCTCCCGGCGCTCAACGCACGCCGGACGGCGCTCGAAGTGGAGATCCTCGAGCTCCTCCTGCCCAAGGACCCGCACGACGACCGCAACGTCATCGTCGAGATCCGTGCCGGCACCGGCGGGGATGAGGCCGCGCTGTTCGCCGCCGACCTGTTCCGGATCTACCAGCGCTATGCCGAGTCACAGCGTTGGAAGGTCGACGTGATCAGCGCCAGCGAGATCGGCATCGGCGGACTGAAAGAGGTCGTGTTCGAGGTGCAGGGGGACGGGGCATACGCCCGGCTCAAGTGGGAGAGCGGCGTCCACCGCGTCCAGCGCGTGCCCGAGACCGAGGCGCAAGGCCGGATTCACACGAGCACCGCCACCGTGGCCGTGCTGCCGGAGATGGACGAGATCGAGATCGAAGTGCCGGAGAACGACATCCGGATCGACGTCTTCCGCTCGAGCGGTCCCGGCGGCCAGTCCGTGAACACGACGGACAGCGCCGTCCGGCTGACCCATCTGCCGAGTGGCATCGTCATCAGCTGCCAGGACGAGAAGTCGCAGCTCCAGAACCGCAAGAAGGCGCTGCAGGTCCTGCGCGCCCGGCTCTACCAGCTGGAAGAGGAGAAGCGCCTCTCCGAGCGCGGCGCGGAGCGCAAGAGCATGGTCGGCGGCGGGGAGCGCTCCGAGAAGATCCGGACGTACAACTACCCGCAGAGCCGGGTCACCGACCACCGTATCGGACTGACGAGCCATCGCCTGCCCGAGATCATGGCCGGCGACATCACCGACTTCCTCGACGCTCTCGCGGCCGCCGACCGTGCCCAGCGCCTCGAGGAGGCCCGCACGCTTTCGGCCGCGTGA
- the prmC gene encoding peptide chain release factor N(5)-glutamine methyltransferase yields the protein MTLAEALAAARAALRREPQPDVAARTLLAHVLATTTADLLARRRDPLAAPDHRAFDALVRRVADGEPLAYVVGHQPFLDFSLRVTPAVLIPRIETEGLAEWAIRHAHRRAAAGAPIRRVLDVGTGSGALAIALARACPEAAVTATDISDDALAVAADNARRLACADRIAFLSADLWPPDPGEPFDLVVANLPYVGTDELDDVGRSVLDHEPHGALFSGREGLDLLRRFVPELPSRLSPDGAAALEIGWRQGETVVALAHMAFPDAVVTLRPDVFDRPRLVTIEPAT from the coding sequence GTGACGCTGGCCGAGGCCCTTGCCGCCGCGCGCGCCGCGCTCCGCCGCGAGCCGCAGCCCGACGTCGCCGCGCGCACCCTCCTGGCGCACGTCCTGGCGACGACCACCGCCGACCTCCTCGCCCGCCGGCGCGACCCGCTCGCTGCGCCGGACCACCGGGCCTTCGACGCCCTCGTCCGCCGCGTGGCCGACGGTGAGCCGCTGGCGTACGTCGTCGGCCACCAGCCGTTCCTCGACTTCAGCCTCCGCGTGACGCCCGCCGTCCTCATCCCGCGCATCGAGACCGAGGGGCTGGCGGAATGGGCGATTCGGCATGCGCACCGCCGCGCGGCCGCAGGCGCGCCCATCCGGCGGGTCCTGGACGTCGGCACCGGCTCCGGCGCGCTGGCGATCGCCCTTGCCCGCGCCTGCCCCGAGGCCGCCGTCACGGCCACCGACATCTCCGACGACGCTCTGGCCGTCGCCGCCGACAACGCCCGGCGCCTGGCGTGCGCCGACCGCATCGCGTTCTTGTCGGCCGACCTCTGGCCACCGGATCCGGGCGAACCCTTCGATCTCGTCGTCGCCAACCTGCCGTACGTCGGCACGGACGAGCTCGACGACGTCGGGCGATCCGTGCTCGACCACGAGCCGCACGGGGCGCTCTTCAGCGGCCGCGAGGGCTTGGATCTGCTCCGGCGGTTCGTCCCGGAACTGCCGAGCCGGCTGTCACCCGACGGCGCCGCGGCGCTCGAGATCGGGTGGCGGCAGGGGGAGACCGTCGTCGCGCTGGCGCACATGGCGTTCCCAGACGCGGTGGTCACGCTGCGGCCCGACGTGTTCGACCGGCCTCGGCTCGTGACGATCGAGCCGGCGACGTGA